One region of Camelina sativa cultivar DH55 chromosome 6, Cs, whole genome shotgun sequence genomic DNA includes:
- the LOC104793429 gene encoding ELMO domain-containing protein A isoform X1 → MDDREGSFVAVRRISQGLERGTVYNPSSAEAVPSAAWLGRGLSCVCAQRRDSDANSTFDLTPAQEECLQSLQSRIDVAYDSTIPLHQEALRELWKLAFPEEELHGLISEQWKEMGWQGKDPSTDFRGGGFISLENLLYFARNFQKSFQDLLRKQVGDRSVWEYPFAVAGINLTFMLIQMLDLEAVKPRTIVGATFLKFLSENEYAFDLLYCIAFKLMDQQWLSMRASYMEFNTVMKSTRRQLERELMLEDIMHLEDLPSYALLTQQPL, encoded by the exons ATGGATGATAGAGAAGGCTCGTTCGTAGCTGTCAGGAGGATTTCTCAGGGTCTCGAACGAGGAACCGTTTACAATCCATCTTCTG CTGAGGCTGTGCCATCAGCAGCTTGGTTAGGCAGGGGTCTATCCTGTGTCTGTGCTCAGAGAAGAGATAGTGACGCAAATTCCACGTTTGATCTAACACCTGCTCAG GAGGAATGCTTGCAAAGTTTGCAGAGCCGCATTGACGTAGCCTATGATAGTACTATACCCCTGCATCAG GAAGCTCTGAGAGAGCTGTGGAAACTTGCCTTTCCTGAAGAAGAACTTCATGGATTAATATCTGAGCAATGGAAAGAGATGGGTTGGCAGGGCAAAGATCCATCAACAGATTTTAG GGGTGGTGGTTTCATATCTCTTGAAAACTTGCTGTACTTCGCTAGGAACTTTCAG AAATCCTTTCAGGACCTTCTGAGGAAGCAGGTTGGGGATCGATCTGTGTGGGAATACCCCTTTGCTGTTGCTGGTATCAACTTAACATTCATGCTCATACAAATGCTCGACCTTGAAGCAG TAAAGCCACGAACAATTGTTGGGGCAACTTTTCTGAAGTTTCTTTCTG AGAACGAATATGCCTTTGACCTTCTTTATTGCATTGCATTCAAGCTAATGGATCAGCAATGGCTTTCAATGCGCGCCTCATACATGGAGTTCAAT ACGGTGATGAAATCAACAAGGAGACAGCTGGAGAGAGAGCTGATGCTGGAAGACATTATGCATCTTGAGGATTTACCCTCCTACGCTCTTCTCACTCAACAGCCCTTATga
- the LOC104793430 gene encoding uclacyanin-2-like encodes MAMNGLTKMAAIALLLVMAIVPAAVAVTHTVGDASQWTSGVDYKAWATGKTFRVGDTLKFTYGLSHSVNEVNKAGYDSCGGTPIDTHSGGDTTIDLETIGTKYFICPTSGHCEGGMKLAVTVVAASTGPPATPSPPSSTPETPTKPGSPSADGTPPTTPTPDSGSTSPPPPKPSGASKGVMSYVLVGVSMVLGYGLWM; translated from the exons ATGGCAATGAATGGTTTAACCAAGATGGCTGCAATTGCTCTTCTCCTGGTCATGGCCATCGTCCCAGCCGCAGTCGCTGTGACTCACACGGTCGGAGACGCTTCTCAATGGACCAGTGGTGTGGACTACAAAGCTTGGGCTACCGGAAAAACTTTCAGAGTTGGTGACACTCTAA AGTTCACGTATGGTCTTTCACACTCAGTGAACGAGGTAAACAAAGCCGGTTACGATAGCTGTGGAGGCACACCAATCGATACCCATTCTGGTGGAGACACAACAATCGATCTCGAGACAATAGGAACAAAGTACTTCATCTGCCCTACCTCTGGTCACTGTGAAGGTGGCATGAAGCTAGCCGTTACTGTCGTAGCCGCTTCTACCGGACCTCCGGCCACTCCTTCTCCCCCATCTTCAACTCCGGAAACTCCTACCAAACCGGGCTCACCGTCGGCTGACGGAACACCCCCGACCACACCCACACCTGATTCAGGGTcaacttctcctcctccaccaaagCCAAGTGGTGCGTCTAAGGGAGTGATGAGTTACGTTTTGGTCGGAGTCTCGATGGTTTTGGGCTATGGTTTGTGGATGTAA
- the LOC104793427 gene encoding uncharacterized protein LOC104793427, with protein MILQKTMQTPSLHLCKSFTSSSPLSCHNHNLCFGFQNALLVPSICNLRRRNNAGERKIVAQGSRPNDGNSRPAGNKGKVTMKGNKENTWSVDNEMAEKDKRKVKPKGRRRGKRLGGGGRKGKHGRVLVSGTMLIESETVLQTQEPVIKPVWRTFASSVSGIWKGVGAVFSPITAEMEPIEIGKKNESLYDCYTLTKIEALPSPSRGATTESVIQRKINWVTLNPHGEFFQVGESKEEILVDHTGVDSRLPKFESFNLKASDVMEEDSMVDEPGLVYFEDGSYSRGPVTIPVGEMSESNYYLTPTFKFEQCLVKGCHKRLRVVHTIEFANGGADIQIMRVGVYEEQWVSPSNYEEQSDNDAPLELKPFSQRQRIQPSELTGSWKVFEVSATPLYGDEAEFEQPGESTPVVYLCTEALKRRNLPETYVSFGEEEMIDMQDVSVMWLPGGVTAYVDVKKDGVLCVGVGWYSDEGINLVMERDYDLDGNLKEVRSKSEMKRRWTEEPK; from the exons ATGATTCTCCAGAAAACGATGCAAACGCCATCTCTCCATCTCTGCAAaagcttcacttcttcttctccactctcATGTCACAACCACAATCTATGCTTTGGATTTCAAAACGCTCTTCTTGTTCCTTCAATCTGCAATCTCCGGCGGCGAAACAATGCCGGCGAGAGAAAAATCGTGGCGCAGGGATCCAGACCAAACGACGGAAATAGCCGTCCGGCGGGAAACAAAGGGAAAGTGACTATGAAAGGTAACAAAGAGAATACATGGAGCGTAGATAACGAAATGGCGGAGAAGGATAAGCGTAAGGTGAAgccaaagggaagaagaagagggaagagGTTAGGTGGAGGAGGAAGGAAGGGTAAACATGGTAGGGTTTTGGTTTCGGGGACGATGTTGATCGAATCTGAGACTGTTCTTCAAACCCAG GAACCTGTGATTAAGCCAGTGTGGAGGACGTTTGCGAGTAGTGTGAGTGGGATTTGGAAAGGTGTAGGAGCTGTGTTCTCTCCAATTACTGCAGAGATGGAACCTATTGAAATTGGGAAGAAGAATGAGAGTCTTTATGATTGTTATACTCTTACCAAGATTGAAGCTTTACCATCTCCTTCTAGAGGAGCTACTACTGAGTCTGTGATACAGAGGAAGATCAATTGGGTTACTTTGAATCCTCATGGAGAGTTTTTCCAGGTTGGTGAGAGTAAAGAGGAGATATTGGTTGATCACACTGGTGTAGATAGCCGTTTGCCTAAGTTTGAGTCTTTTAACTTGAAAGCAAGTGATGTCATGGAAGAAGATTCTATGGTAGACGAGCCTGGACTCGTTTACTTTGAG GATGGATCATATTCCAGAGGTCCAGTTACAATCCCTGTTGGGGAGATGAGTGAATCGAACTATTACCTCACACCAACTTTCAAGTTTGAACAG TGTTTGGTGAAGGGTTGTCATAAGAGACTGAGAGTAGTCCACACAATAGAATTCGCCAATGGTGGCGCAGATATACAGATAATGAGAGTTGGTGTTTATGAGGAACAGTGGGTTAGTCCTTCAAATTATGAAGAACAAAG TGACAACGACGCACCATTGGAGTTGAAACCATTCTCACAGAGGCAACGTATACAACCATCAGAACTGACAGGATCGTGGAAAGTATTTGAAGTAAGTGCAACTCCTCTCTATGGAGATGAAGCCGAATTCGAGCAGCCAGGTGAAAGCACTCCAGTTGTGTACCTATGCACAGAAGCCCTGAAGAGAAGGAATTTACCGGAAACATATGTGTCATTTGGAGAGGAAGAGATGATAGATATGCAAGATGTGTCTGTGATGTGGCTCCCAGGTGGTGTGACTGCTTACGTGGATGTGAAGAAAGATGGAGTCTTGTGCGTTGGAGTTGGATGGTATTCAGATGAAGGGATCAATCTTGTGATGGAGAGAGACTATGATTTGGATGGGAATCTTAAAGAAGTTAGATCCAAATCCGAAATGAAGAGACGATGGACAGAAGAgcctaagtaa
- the LOC104793429 gene encoding ELMO domain-containing protein C isoform X2, translating to MDDREGSFVAVRRISQGLERGTVYNPSSAEAVPSAAWLGRGLSCVCAQRRDSDANSTFDLTPAQEECLQSLQSRIDVAYDSTIPLHQEALRELWKLAFPEEELHGLISEQWKEMGWQGKDPSTDFRGGGFISLENLLYFARNFQKSFQDLLRKQVGDRSVWEYPFAVAGINLTFMLIQMLDLEAENEYAFDLLYCIAFKLMDQQWLSMRASYMEFNTVMKSTRRQLERELMLEDIMHLEDLPSYALLTQQPL from the exons ATGGATGATAGAGAAGGCTCGTTCGTAGCTGTCAGGAGGATTTCTCAGGGTCTCGAACGAGGAACCGTTTACAATCCATCTTCTG CTGAGGCTGTGCCATCAGCAGCTTGGTTAGGCAGGGGTCTATCCTGTGTCTGTGCTCAGAGAAGAGATAGTGACGCAAATTCCACGTTTGATCTAACACCTGCTCAG GAGGAATGCTTGCAAAGTTTGCAGAGCCGCATTGACGTAGCCTATGATAGTACTATACCCCTGCATCAG GAAGCTCTGAGAGAGCTGTGGAAACTTGCCTTTCCTGAAGAAGAACTTCATGGATTAATATCTGAGCAATGGAAAGAGATGGGTTGGCAGGGCAAAGATCCATCAACAGATTTTAG GGGTGGTGGTTTCATATCTCTTGAAAACTTGCTGTACTTCGCTAGGAACTTTCAG AAATCCTTTCAGGACCTTCTGAGGAAGCAGGTTGGGGATCGATCTGTGTGGGAATACCCCTTTGCTGTTGCTGGTATCAACTTAACATTCATGCTCATACAAATGCTCGACCTTGAAGCAG AGAACGAATATGCCTTTGACCTTCTTTATTGCATTGCATTCAAGCTAATGGATCAGCAATGGCTTTCAATGCGCGCCTCATACATGGAGTTCAAT ACGGTGATGAAATCAACAAGGAGACAGCTGGAGAGAGAGCTGATGCTGGAAGACATTATGCATCTTGAGGATTTACCCTCCTACGCTCTTCTCACTCAACAGCCCTTATga
- the LOC104793432 gene encoding protein DMR6-LIKE OXYGENASE 2-like has translation MEETKKTLLDDSFTSAMALTNSGVPQVPDRYVLPPSQRPALGSSLGTTETTLPVIDFSLLHQPSLRSRAIHEINIACKEFGFFQVINHGTPSSVVKDALDAATLFFDLPVEEKMLLVSANVHEPVRYGTSLNHSTDSVHYWRDFIKHYSHPLSKWIDMWPSNPPCYKDKVGKYSEATHVLHKQLIEAIAESLGLEKTYLQEEIEEGSQVMAVNCYPTCPEPEIALGMPPHSDFSSLTILLQSSQGLQIMDCNKNWVSVPYIEGALIVQLGDQVEVMSNGIYKSVIHRVTVNKDVKRLSFASLHSLPLHKKISPAPKLVNENNNAPAYGEFSFNDFLEYISSNDFIQQRFIDTIKKSIP, from the exons atggaggaaacaaaaaagactTTGCTAGACGATTCTTTTACAAGTGCAATGGCACTTACCAATTCGGGTGTGCCTCAAGTCCCTGATCGTTACGTTCTTCCCCCATCGCAAAGGCCAGCTCTTGGTTCAAGCTTAGGCACCACTGAGACTACACTTCCTGTCAttgatttctctcttttacaCCAACCTTCGCTTAGATCCCGTGCAATCCATGAGATCAACATAGCCTGCAAGGAGTTTGGTTTCTTTCAG GTTATAAACCATGGAACACCATCATCAGTGGTTAAAGATGCCCTAGACGCAGCAACATTGTTCTTTGACTTACCTGTGGAGGAGAAGATGCTTCTTGTGTCTGCAAATGTTCATGAGCCAGTAAGGTATGGCACAAGCCTTAACCATTCAACAGACAGTGTTCACTACTGGAGAGATTTCATCAAGCATTACTCTCATCCACTCTCAAAGTGGATTGATATGTGgccatcaaatcctccatgctaCAA GGATAAAGTGGGCAAGTACTCAGAGGCAACACATGTGCTACATAAGCAACTAATAGAAGCTATAGCAGAAAGCCTTGGACTGGAGAAAACTTACTTacaagaagagattgaagaagggTCGCAAGTCATGGCAGTGAACTGCTATCCAACATGTCCAGAACCTGAAATCGCCTTGGGAATGCCACCACACTCAGACTTCAGCTCACTGACCATCTTACTCCAAAGTAGCCAGGGGCTCCAGATAATGGACTGCAACAAAAACTGGGTCAGCGTACCGTACATTGAAGGAGCTTTGATAGTTCAGCTGGGAGATCAAGTAGAAGTGATGAGCAACGGGATATACAAGAGCGTGATTCATCGTGTGACAGTGAACAAAGATGTCAAAAGGCTGTCTTTTGCAAGTCTACACAGTCTACCTCTGCATAAGAAAATAAGCCCAGCACCGAAGCTCGTCAACGAAAACAACAATGCACCTGCCTACGGAGAGTTTAGTTTCAACGATTTTCTTGAATACATCTCAAGCAACGATTTTATACAGCAAAGGTTCATTGATACAATAAAGAAGAGCATTccctga